A region from the Pontixanthobacter aestiaquae genome encodes:
- the prfB gene encoding peptide chain release factor 2 — protein sequence MRAEGQANIERIEAALQLVRMSLDWERALRRLDELNARVEDPTLWDNPKEAEKIMRERRVLESGVGTVREISSEMADAIEFIEMGEAEGDDDIVEDGHASLQKLADRADADKVQALLAGEADGYDTYIEIHAGAGGTESQDWAEMLQRMYSRWAEKRGYKVEMVDYHAGDQAGIKSATMLVKGENAYGYAKTESGVHRLVRISPYDSAAKRHTSFSSVWVYPVIDDDFEVDINEGDLKIDTYRASGAGGQHVNTTDSAVRITHQPTGIVVASQNDRSQHKNRATAMNMLKARLYEKEMAEREAAAGSEYESKTEIGWGHQIRSYVLQPYQMVKDLRTGTTSSSPGNVLDGDIDEFISAALAQRVTGEKVDVEDVE from the coding sequence ATGCGTGCCGAAGGGCAGGCCAATATCGAACGGATCGAAGCCGCGCTGCAACTGGTGCGGATGTCGCTGGACTGGGAGCGCGCATTGCGCCGTCTGGACGAGCTGAATGCGCGTGTGGAAGATCCGACTCTTTGGGATAATCCGAAAGAGGCCGAGAAGATCATGCGCGAGCGGCGTGTGCTTGAAAGCGGTGTCGGTACGGTGCGCGAAATTTCCTCCGAAATGGCCGACGCGATCGAATTCATTGAGATGGGCGAGGCCGAAGGCGATGACGACATCGTCGAGGATGGCCACGCCAGCCTGCAAAAACTCGCCGACCGCGCCGACGCTGACAAGGTTCAGGCACTGCTCGCTGGTGAAGCTGACGGCTACGACACTTATATTGAAATCCACGCAGGTGCTGGCGGAACGGAGAGCCAGGACTGGGCAGAAATGCTCCAGCGGATGTATTCCCGTTGGGCCGAGAAGCGCGGCTACAAGGTCGAGATGGTCGATTATCACGCAGGCGATCAAGCAGGTATCAAGTCCGCGACGATGCTGGTCAAAGGCGAGAATGCTTACGGTTATGCCAAGACCGAGAGCGGTGTGCATCGCCTCGTCCGGATCAGTCCGTATGATAGCGCTGCCAAGCGCCATACCAGCTTTAGTTCGGTCTGGGTCTACCCCGTGATCGACGATGATTTTGAAGTCGATATCAATGAAGGCGATCTGAAAATCGACACCTACCGCGCATCGGGTGCAGGCGGCCAGCACGTCAACACAACCGATTCTGCGGTGCGGATTACCCACCAGCCCACCGGCATTGTTGTTGCCAGCCAAAATGATCGCAGCCAGCACAAAAACCGCGCTACGGCGATGAACATGCTCAAGGCGCGGCTCTATGAAAAAGAGATGGCGGAACGCGAGGCAGCAGCCGGTTCGGAATATGAGTCGAAGACCGAAATCGGGTGGGGTCACCAGATCCGGTCTTACGTTCTGCAGCCTTACCAGATGGTCAAAGATTTGCGGACGGGCACAACATCAAGCTCGCCGGGCAACGTTCTCGACGGAGATATTGACGAATTTATTTCGGCAGCGCTGGCGCAACGTGTTACCGGTGAAAAGGTAGACGTGGAGGATGTGGAATAA
- a CDS encoding penicillin-binding protein 1A: MAETSTFENLSYRIRRDASGVWAWCKNSWREKRWFRWGAIALGIFLALWLVLWIILARNLPDAETLLDYEPPLPTVVRGIEGDIVHSYARERRVQLQYADFPQTLIEAYLAAEDKTFFSHGGIDAGGLAGAVIDYVSKLGSDERAVGGSTITQQVAKNILLTNEYSVTRKLKEMMLARRIEGVLTKQQILELYLNEIPLGRRSFGVQAASRAYFDKDVGDLELHEMAFLAILPKAPEVYGRAKNADSALARRNFVLGQMAENEFITAAQADAAKAMPLGLVTERSRTRSVDAGYFLEEVRRELIGQFCEAAEDCKNSVYGGGLWVRTSLDPEMQDAARNALRRGMVRYHGNRGWGGPIATIDMGAGNWSGQLASSFLGINYEGWRIGVVTEREGSSAKIGFSDGEEAPLTNLPNALKAGDVIAVEKSGNGFRVRTLPGVSGGFVAQDPQTGRVLAMQGGFDSRLGSFNRATQANRQPGSTIKPFVYATGLDNGMTPASEIPDQTYCYYQGSQLGEKCFRNSGGGGGGMHTMRWGLEQSRNLMTVHIAMESGMPKVVDMIENVGIGSYDPYPAFALGAGETTVMKMVNAYSALANHGRLNKPTVIDYVQDRRGKVIYRADKRACNGCNMPEWDGKPMPRIAPSGEQALDARTAFQTVHMLEGVVKRGTGTVLRNLDIPMFGKTGTTTGPKDVWFVGGTPDVIAGAYIGYDTPRNLGGYAQGGTVAAPIIRQFFSETKERMSGDPFVAPAGVRMVRVDRISGKRVFDAWPGSDPKASVIWEAFKPDTEPPRITRRDEIESKRKEIIALIKQGSAAQGEQAAAAPREDAPEDFVEDQGGIY; encoded by the coding sequence ATGGCTGAGACATCAACATTCGAGAATTTGAGCTATCGCATTCGCCGCGACGCCAGCGGCGTATGGGCATGGTGCAAGAATAGCTGGCGTGAAAAGCGCTGGTTCCGCTGGGGCGCAATCGCGCTGGGAATATTCCTCGCCTTGTGGTTGGTCCTATGGATTATTCTGGCGCGCAATTTGCCCGACGCGGAAACGCTGCTGGATTACGAGCCCCCATTGCCGACAGTCGTGCGCGGTATTGAAGGCGATATCGTCCATTCCTACGCCCGTGAGCGACGCGTGCAGCTGCAATACGCCGATTTCCCGCAAACGCTGATCGAGGCGTATCTTGCCGCGGAAGACAAAACCTTCTTTAGCCATGGCGGTATCGATGCCGGCGGTTTGGCTGGCGCGGTAATCGATTATGTCAGCAAGCTCGGATCGGACGAGCGTGCAGTCGGCGGTTCGACCATCACGCAGCAGGTGGCAAAGAACATCCTTTTGACAAACGAATATTCGGTCACGCGTAAGCTGAAGGAAATGATGCTGGCGCGTCGGATTGAAGGCGTTCTCACCAAGCAGCAAATTCTTGAGCTCTATCTCAACGAGATTCCGCTGGGCCGCCGGAGCTTTGGTGTACAGGCGGCATCGCGCGCCTATTTCGACAAGGATGTCGGTGATCTGGAATTGCATGAAATGGCGTTCCTTGCCATTCTTCCGAAAGCGCCGGAAGTATACGGCCGCGCGAAGAATGCTGACAGCGCGCTGGCACGTCGCAACTTTGTGCTCGGGCAAATGGCAGAGAACGAATTTATCACCGCTGCGCAGGCTGATGCAGCCAAAGCGATGCCACTCGGTCTCGTTACGGAGCGTTCGCGCACTCGCTCGGTCGATGCGGGCTACTTCCTTGAGGAAGTTCGCCGCGAGCTGATCGGCCAGTTCTGTGAAGCGGCTGAGGATTGCAAGAACAGCGTCTATGGTGGCGGATTGTGGGTGCGCACTTCGCTTGATCCGGAAATGCAGGACGCTGCACGTAACGCTTTGCGCCGCGGGATGGTCCGCTATCATGGCAATCGCGGTTGGGGCGGTCCGATTGCGACAATCGATATGGGTGCAGGCAATTGGAGCGGGCAACTCGCCAGCTCTTTCCTTGGGATCAATTACGAAGGCTGGCGGATCGGTGTTGTAACCGAGCGCGAGGGAAGCTCCGCGAAGATAGGCTTCTCCGATGGTGAAGAAGCGCCGCTCACAAACTTGCCGAATGCGTTGAAAGCTGGCGATGTCATTGCGGTAGAGAAGTCGGGCAATGGTTTCCGTGTTCGTACGCTTCCCGGCGTGTCTGGCGGCTTTGTGGCGCAGGACCCGCAGACGGGCCGTGTTCTCGCGATGCAGGGCGGATTCGATAGCAGGCTTGGGTCCTTCAATCGCGCCACGCAGGCCAATCGCCAGCCGGGCTCCACCATCAAGCCATTTGTTTATGCAACGGGCCTGGACAACGGGATGACACCGGCCAGCGAGATCCCGGACCAGACCTACTGCTATTATCAGGGCTCTCAGTTGGGCGAGAAGTGTTTCCGCAATTCTGGCGGCGGCGGTGGCGGTATGCACACCATGCGCTGGGGACTCGAACAATCGCGCAACCTGATGACCGTCCATATCGCGATGGAATCGGGAATGCCCAAAGTCGTTGATATGATCGAGAATGTCGGCATCGGCAGCTATGACCCCTATCCGGCATTCGCGCTCGGTGCTGGCGAAACCACGGTCATGAAAATGGTCAATGCTTATTCGGCCCTGGCGAACCATGGTCGCCTTAACAAGCCAACGGTCATTGACTATGTGCAGGATCGCCGCGGCAAGGTGATTTACCGCGCGGATAAGCGCGCCTGTAATGGCTGCAATATGCCAGAGTGGGATGGCAAACCCATGCCGCGTATTGCGCCGAGCGGAGAGCAGGCACTCGATGCACGAACCGCTTTTCAGACGGTTCATATGCTCGAGGGTGTGGTAAAGCGCGGGACCGGCACAGTACTCCGCAATCTCGATATTCCAATGTTCGGAAAGACCGGCACGACGACCGGGCCTAAGGATGTATGGTTTGTTGGCGGTACGCCTGATGTGATCGCTGGGGCTTACATCGGCTATGACACGCCTCGCAATTTGGGTGGTTATGCCCAGGGCGGAACGGTGGCCGCGCCGATTATACGCCAGTTCTTTAGCGAAACCAAAGAACGCATGAGCGGTGATCCGTTTGTTGCTCCGGCAGGTGTTCGCATGGTGCGTGTGGATCGAATTTCCGGCAAGCGCGTTTTCGATGCCTGGCCAGGCAGCGATCCAAAGGCGAGCGTGATTTGGGAGGCTTTCAAGCCCGATACCGAGCCGCCACGGATAACGCGCCGTGACGAGATCGAAAGCAAGCGCAAAGAGATCATCGCGCTCATCAAGCAAGGCTCTGCGGCGCAAGGTGAACAGGCGGCGGCTGCTCCTCGCGAAGACGCACCCGAAGACTTTGTCGAGGATCAAGGCGGTATATATTAG
- a CDS encoding N-acetylmuramoyl-L-alanine amidase family protein — protein MSLRMQLWLIFLAPVLLVGGLYALGLSIPVPHLGRDYVIRLALPEAGQPVDLPEILGPEDRSRPLVVIDAGHGGHDPGASGGGFREKDLVLGLAKALRDQLVEEGGIRVALTRDDDTFLVLEERPEIARRLDADLFISIHADSSGEISTVSGASIYTLSNEASSEAAARFAERENEASALNGAVIAGQSEDVSNILVELSQRRVQQHSAEFASLITREGNGVLKFHPQRRRSAALGVLRAPDVPAVLYESGFITNPSDAARLASEEGRQQFAEVMARAIRIYFARQSGE, from the coding sequence ATGTCGCTGCGTATGCAACTTTGGCTGATTTTTCTGGCACCGGTCCTGCTTGTTGGCGGGCTCTATGCGCTCGGGCTGTCTATCCCGGTGCCGCATCTGGGGCGCGATTACGTGATACGGCTTGCCTTGCCAGAAGCGGGGCAGCCGGTTGATTTGCCCGAAATTCTAGGGCCGGAAGACAGGTCGCGCCCGCTTGTCGTGATTGATGCCGGTCATGGCGGCCACGATCCGGGCGCAAGCGGGGGCGGATTTCGTGAAAAAGATTTGGTGCTCGGGCTTGCGAAAGCATTGCGGGACCAGCTGGTTGAAGAGGGCGGCATTCGCGTGGCGCTAACGCGGGACGACGATACGTTTCTGGTGTTGGAAGAGCGTCCGGAAATTGCGCGCAGGCTTGATGCCGATCTGTTCATTTCCATTCACGCCGATTCGTCCGGAGAGATCAGCACCGTCAGCGGCGCGAGCATATATACGCTGTCGAACGAGGCATCGAGCGAGGCAGCTGCCCGTTTTGCCGAGCGTGAAAACGAAGCGAGTGCGTTGAACGGTGCGGTCATTGCCGGGCAAAGCGAGGATGTAAGCAATATCTTGGTCGAATTGTCCCAGCGGCGAGTGCAGCAACACTCTGCAGAGTTCGCCAGCCTTATAACACGCGAAGGGAACGGTGTTTTGAAGTTTCATCCGCAGCGCCGTCGCTCGGCAGCGCTGGGCGTCTTGCGCGCACCGGATGTCCCTGCCGTTCTTTATGAATCCGGTTTTATAACCAATCCAAGCGATGCAGCGCGTCTTGCGTCCGAGGAAGGACGCCAGCAATTCGCTGAAGTTATGGCCCGAGCAATTCGCATCTATTTCGCGCGGCAAAGCGGTGAATGA